From the Hymenobacter yonginensis genome, one window contains:
- a CDS encoding cold-shock protein produces MSTGTVKFFNETKGFGFINDAATGQDVFVHVTGLIDEIRDNDKVEFEVEEGRKGLNAVKVRRA; encoded by the coding sequence ATGTCAACAGGAACAGTAAAATTCTTCAATGAAACCAAAGGCTTTGGTTTCATCAACGACGCCGCCACCGGCCAGGACGTATTCGTTCACGTAACCGGTCTGATCGACGAAATCCGCGACAACGACAAGGTTGAGTTCGAGGTAGAAGAAGGCCGTAAAGGTCTGAACGCTGTGAAAGTACGCCGCGCGTAG
- a CDS encoding NADPH-dependent F420 reductase, with translation MPASAHHRRTNQNHATMNIGIIGAGHIGSALAVRLTSLGHSVYIANSRGPETLKDVAQKTGATPVTAEEAARHGSDIIVVTIPLKNIPDLPKDLFASVPADVPVIDTSNYYPHLRDGKIAELETGSLTESEWVQQHLGRPVVKVFNNIYADHLQNKGQAAGTPGRISLPVAGDDAAAKQKVMALVDELGFDAVDDGTLHESWRQQPGTPSYGADLPADKLREHFASLGTERTEAQHAEYLANHAKTEQAMEAQGIKLK, from the coding sequence ATACCTGCGTCGGCACATCACCGGCGCACCAACCAAAACCACGCAACTATGAACATCGGAATCATTGGCGCCGGCCACATCGGCAGCGCCTTGGCCGTGCGGCTCACCAGCCTCGGCCATTCGGTATACATTGCCAACTCCCGCGGCCCCGAGACACTGAAGGACGTGGCCCAGAAAACTGGCGCTACGCCCGTTACGGCCGAGGAAGCGGCCCGCCACGGCAGCGATATCATCGTGGTAACCATCCCACTGAAAAACATTCCCGACCTGCCCAAGGACCTGTTCGCCAGCGTGCCGGCCGACGTGCCCGTCATCGACACCAGCAACTACTATCCCCACCTGCGCGACGGCAAAATTGCGGAGCTGGAAACCGGCTCGTTGACCGAAAGTGAGTGGGTGCAGCAGCACCTGGGCCGCCCCGTGGTGAAGGTGTTCAACAACATCTACGCCGACCACCTGCAAAACAAGGGGCAAGCTGCCGGCACGCCCGGCCGCATCTCACTGCCCGTAGCCGGCGACGATGCCGCCGCCAAGCAGAAAGTAATGGCCTTGGTAGACGAACTGGGCTTCGACGCCGTGGACGATGGCACCCTGCACGAGTCGTGGCGCCAGCAGCCCGGCACCCCGTCCTACGGCGCCGACCTACCCGCCGACAAGCTGCGTGAGCATTTTGCGAGCCTTGGTACCGAGCGCACCGAGGCCCAGCACGCCGAGTACCTGGCCAACCACGCCAAGACGGAGCAGGCTATGGAAGCCCAGGGCATCAAGCTGAAGTAG
- the hutU gene encoding urocanate hydratase: MPQSALDTPELNLEATSQSDPTATPATRPMYYEYKPAEMVRAQHGTTLRCKTWEAEAALRMLENNLDPAVSLVYDELIVYGGAGRAARNWKEYQTIVRTLKNLEPDETMLVQSGKAVGVLRTWAHAPRVLIANSNLVPAWSTQEYFDELDRLGLMMYGQMTAGSWIYIATQGILQGTYETFAAVADKHFAGTLAGTVTVTAGLGGMSGAQPLAVTMNDGVCLVIEPIDERVKQKVREGYLDEQARDLPHALALCEQYKAARIGWSIGLTGNAATVLPELLAQGYKVDIVTDQTSAHDLLDYLPEGDIDAVLQLRKDDPVEFRRQALQSIMKHCQAIIDMQTAGAVALDYGNNLRGQAEKGGLKVRDEHGQFLYPGFVPGYIRPLFCEGKGPFRWAALSGDPADILRIDRALLETFPDNKMLARWIEKAQAKVPFIGLPARVCWLGYGEREKFGLVINDLVARGEVSAPIVIGRDHLDCGSVASPNRESEGMLDGSDAVADWPLLNALANCASGADWVSLHNGGGVGIGNSTHSGMVIVATGTPEKAERLRRVLTTDPGMGVFRHADAGYELARQVAEERGVKIPGWE, from the coding sequence ATGCCCCAATCTGCCCTCGATACCCCCGAACTGAACCTGGAAGCCACCAGCCAATCAGACCCGACTGCCACGCCCGCCACCCGGCCCATGTACTACGAGTACAAGCCCGCGGAAATGGTGCGCGCCCAGCACGGCACCACCCTGCGCTGCAAAACCTGGGAAGCCGAAGCGGCCCTGCGGATGCTGGAAAACAACCTCGACCCAGCCGTGAGCCTCGTGTATGACGAGCTGATTGTGTACGGCGGAGCCGGCCGCGCCGCCCGCAACTGGAAGGAGTACCAGACCATTGTGCGTACCCTCAAAAACCTGGAGCCCGACGAAACCATGCTGGTGCAGAGCGGTAAGGCGGTGGGCGTGCTGCGCACCTGGGCCCACGCCCCGCGCGTGCTGATTGCCAACTCCAACCTCGTGCCTGCCTGGAGCACCCAGGAATACTTCGATGAGCTGGACCGGCTGGGCCTTATGATGTACGGGCAGATGACGGCCGGCTCCTGGATTTATATTGCCACCCAGGGTATCCTGCAAGGCACCTACGAAACCTTCGCGGCTGTGGCCGACAAGCACTTTGCGGGCACGCTGGCTGGCACCGTTACCGTCACGGCCGGGCTGGGCGGCATGAGCGGCGCGCAGCCGCTGGCCGTGACCATGAACGACGGCGTGTGCCTCGTCATCGAGCCGATTGACGAGCGGGTGAAGCAGAAGGTGCGCGAAGGCTACCTCGACGAGCAGGCCCGCGACCTGCCGCACGCCCTGGCCCTGTGCGAGCAGTACAAAGCCGCCCGCATCGGCTGGAGCATCGGCCTCACCGGCAACGCCGCCACCGTTCTGCCCGAGCTGCTGGCCCAGGGCTACAAAGTGGACATCGTAACGGACCAGACCTCTGCCCACGACCTGCTGGACTACTTGCCCGAAGGCGACATCGACGCGGTATTGCAGCTGCGCAAAGATGACCCCGTCGAGTTCCGCCGGCAGGCCCTACAGTCCATCATGAAGCACTGCCAGGCCATTATCGATATGCAGACTGCGGGTGCCGTGGCCCTCGACTATGGCAATAACCTGCGCGGGCAGGCCGAGAAAGGCGGCCTGAAAGTGCGCGACGAGCACGGCCAGTTTCTCTACCCCGGCTTCGTGCCCGGCTACATCCGGCCGCTGTTCTGCGAGGGCAAAGGCCCCTTCCGCTGGGCTGCCCTCAGTGGCGACCCGGCCGATATTCTGCGCATCGACCGGGCGTTGCTGGAAACCTTCCCTGACAATAAGATGCTGGCCCGCTGGATTGAGAAGGCCCAGGCCAAGGTGCCGTTCATCGGCTTGCCGGCGCGGGTGTGCTGGCTGGGCTACGGTGAGCGGGAGAAGTTCGGCCTGGTCATCAACGACCTCGTGGCGCGGGGCGAAGTCTCGGCTCCCATCGTCATCGGCCGCGACCATCTCGACTGCGGCTCCGTGGCCTCGCCTAACCGCGAAAGCGAAGGCATGCTCGACGGCTCAGACGCCGTAGCCGACTGGCCCCTGCTCAACGCCCTGGCCAACTGCGCCAGCGGTGCCGACTGGGTTTCGCTGCACAACGGCGGCGGCGTGGGTATCGGCAACTCCACCCACTCCGGCATGGTGATAGTGGCCACCGGCACCCCCGAAAAAGCCGAGCGACTGCGCCGTGTGCTCACCACCGACCCCGGCATGGGCGTCTTCCGCCACGCCGACGCCGGCTACGAGTTGGCCCGGCAGGTAGCCGAGGAGCGCGGGGTCAAAATTCCGGGGTGGGAGTAG
- a CDS encoding helix-turn-helix domain-containing protein, with product MPIVVRLDVMLARRKMSLSTLAAAVDITLANLSILKSDKAKAVRFSTLEAICRVLECQPGDLLEYVPEPPAAPAE from the coding sequence ATGCCGATTGTAGTCCGATTAGACGTGATGCTGGCGCGGCGCAAGATGTCGCTCAGCACCCTGGCCGCCGCCGTGGATATCACGCTGGCCAACCTGTCCATTCTCAAGAGCGACAAAGCCAAAGCCGTGCGTTTCAGCACGCTGGAGGCCATCTGCCGGGTGCTGGAGTGCCAGCCCGGCGACCTGCTGGAATACGTGCCCGAGCCGCCGGCTGCGCCGGCTGAGTAG
- a CDS encoding ion transporter, with translation MDIRPRENAPAWKQNAYRIIFESDTRAGQLFDIVLLVAIVLSVLAVMLESVRSIEAQYGPALRVVEWVFTGLFLVEYGLRLLVVRRPLAYALSLLGIIDFLAIVPTLAALVLAGSRYLLVIRTLRLLRVFRIFKLGQFVGEGEFIVQALRASRFKILVFLTAVFTLTIVVGTLMYVVEGGQNGFTSIPKSVYWAIVTLTTVGYGDISPATVLGQSLASVLMIMGYAIIAVPTGIVSAQMALPTGGRPAAPPAFRQVICHVCQAQEHRPDAEYCWRCGEKL, from the coding sequence ATGGATATCCGCCCCCGCGAAAACGCGCCCGCTTGGAAGCAAAACGCCTACCGCATCATCTTTGAGTCGGATACGCGGGCAGGGCAGCTGTTTGATATTGTGCTGCTGGTGGCCATCGTGCTGAGCGTGCTGGCCGTGATGCTGGAGAGCGTCCGCAGCATTGAGGCGCAGTATGGGCCCGCGCTGCGGGTGGTAGAATGGGTGTTTACGGGGCTGTTTCTGGTGGAATACGGGCTGCGCCTGCTGGTGGTGCGGCGGCCGCTGGCCTACGCGCTGAGTTTGCTCGGCATCATTGACTTTCTGGCCATCGTGCCCACGTTGGCGGCGCTGGTGCTGGCCGGCAGCCGCTACCTGCTTGTGATTCGGACACTGCGGCTGCTGCGGGTGTTCCGCATCTTCAAGCTGGGCCAGTTTGTGGGCGAAGGCGAGTTTATCGTGCAGGCGCTGCGGGCCAGCCGCTTCAAGATTCTGGTGTTTCTGACGGCCGTTTTCACCCTCACCATTGTGGTGGGCACGCTGATGTACGTGGTGGAAGGCGGGCAGAACGGCTTCACTAGCATCCCGAAAAGCGTGTACTGGGCCATCGTGACGCTGACCACGGTTGGCTACGGCGACATTTCGCCGGCCACGGTGCTGGGCCAGAGTCTGGCGTCGGTGCTGATGATTATGGGCTATGCCATCATTGCCGTGCCGACGGGCATTGTGTCGGCCCAGATGGCGCTGCCGACCGGCGGCCGCCCCGCCGCCCCGCCCGCTTTCAGACAGGTGATATGCCACGTGTGCCAGGCCCAGGAGCACCGCCCCGACGCCGAGTATTGCTGGCGCTGCGGCGAGAAGTTGTAG
- a CDS encoding alpha-amylase family glycosyl hydrolase: MGTRTVPAGGVHVAGTFQAPAGFPANWNPATTALTDPDGDHIWEATVTVPAGVFLYKFVNGDTWGGAELVPAGCGLDDGGGNVNRQVVVGGTAVRLPLVAFGDCATQVRFAVDMNGQTVAAGGVHVVGNFQTLAGYGANDDPTALPLRDDNNDGIFEAQISLPAPGRFQYRFVNGSTLAAVETVPASCGTPDATGTLTRVLDATTAATTTPAFCFGSCAPCSGGQPGTNYATHWWNDAVFYEILVRSFQDSNGDGKGDFVGMTQRLDYLNDGNPATTTDLGVTGIWLMPMMESPSYHGYDVSDYKATEADYGSMAEFEAFLAAAHQRGIKVIIDLVLNHSSSRHPWFTQAVGNANSPTRDWYRWSATNPGYLGPWGQTVWYPRGGSYNYALFWSEMPDLNWRNPQVRAAMWDVSRFWLRKGVDGYRLDAVKYLVEDGPTLLDTPETLATLEEFHDSVRAVNPAALTVGEAWSSTRLVVPYVSNDRLDLCFEFDLAESIINAVNQGSASGLRTQLNLVNTLYPKLQYATFLTNHDQNRVFDVLGSNPARMKQAAALYLTMPGVPFLYYGEELGMAGTGPDEDKRRPMQWTAGTQGGFTTGTPWRTLNANYRQFNVANAQADPASLLNHYKKLIALRTTHETLRKGYYLPAAASVPTVLVYARVYEQQATVVATNLSGTAASTPALSLGISTLAAGTYQVTDLYSGQAAGTVVVDAQGGFSNWTATLPALAPNGTWMLQLRAATVNSTASAKPAFALALYPNPATGPVRLDLAAAPAASSQVQVFDLTGRLVHTARFAGGTYTMPVAHLQAGTYFVRVQSGAAVAVQRLVLER; encoded by the coding sequence ATGGGGACCCGCACAGTGCCCGCGGGCGGGGTGCACGTAGCAGGCACCTTCCAGGCCCCGGCCGGGTTTCCGGCCAACTGGAACCCCGCCACCACGGCCCTCACCGACCCCGACGGCGACCATATCTGGGAGGCAACCGTGACGGTGCCGGCCGGCGTGTTCCTCTACAAGTTCGTGAACGGCGACACCTGGGGCGGCGCCGAGCTGGTGCCTGCCGGCTGCGGCCTCGATGATGGCGGCGGCAACGTAAACCGGCAGGTGGTGGTGGGCGGCACGGCCGTGCGTCTGCCCCTCGTGGCCTTCGGCGACTGCGCCACGCAGGTGCGCTTTGCCGTGGACATGAACGGCCAGACCGTAGCGGCCGGCGGCGTGCATGTGGTGGGCAACTTCCAGACTCTGGCCGGCTACGGTGCCAACGACGACCCCACCGCTCTGCCCCTGCGCGACGACAACAATGACGGCATCTTTGAAGCGCAGATTTCGCTGCCTGCCCCCGGCCGCTTCCAGTACCGCTTCGTGAATGGCAGCACGCTGGCCGCCGTCGAAACCGTGCCCGCCTCCTGCGGCACCCCCGACGCCACCGGCACCCTCACCCGCGTGCTCGACGCCACCACCGCCGCTACGACTACGCCCGCCTTCTGCTTCGGGTCGTGTGCGCCGTGCAGTGGCGGGCAGCCCGGCACCAACTACGCCACGCACTGGTGGAACGACGCCGTATTCTACGAGATTCTGGTACGCAGCTTCCAGGACAGCAACGGCGACGGCAAGGGCGACTTCGTGGGCATGACCCAGCGGCTGGACTACCTCAACGACGGCAACCCCGCCACCACCACCGACTTGGGCGTGACCGGCATCTGGCTGATGCCCATGATGGAGTCGCCGAGCTACCACGGCTACGACGTGAGCGACTACAAGGCCACCGAAGCCGACTACGGCAGCATGGCCGAGTTTGAGGCGTTTCTGGCCGCCGCCCACCAGCGCGGCATCAAAGTCATCATCGACCTGGTGCTCAACCACTCTTCCAGCCGGCATCCGTGGTTTACGCAGGCCGTCGGCAACGCCAACAGCCCCACCCGCGACTGGTACCGGTGGTCGGCCACCAACCCGGGCTACCTGGGCCCCTGGGGGCAGACGGTGTGGTACCCGCGCGGCGGCAGCTACAACTACGCCCTGTTCTGGAGCGAAATGCCCGACCTGAACTGGCGCAACCCCCAGGTGCGGGCCGCCATGTGGGACGTCAGCCGGTTTTGGCTGCGCAAAGGCGTGGACGGCTACCGCCTCGATGCCGTGAAGTATCTGGTGGAAGACGGCCCCACCCTGCTCGACACGCCCGAAACCCTGGCGACGCTGGAAGAATTTCACGACTCCGTGCGGGCCGTAAACCCGGCCGCCCTGACGGTGGGCGAAGCCTGGAGCAGCACCCGCCTAGTGGTGCCCTACGTAAGCAACGACCGGCTGGACCTGTGCTTTGAGTTTGATCTGGCCGAAAGCATCATCAACGCCGTCAACCAGGGCAGCGCCTCCGGCCTGCGCACGCAGCTTAACCTCGTCAACACGCTCTACCCCAAGCTGCAGTACGCCACCTTCCTCACCAACCACGACCAAAACCGCGTCTTCGATGTGCTGGGCAGCAACCCGGCCCGCATGAAACAGGCGGCGGCCCTGTACCTGACCATGCCGGGCGTGCCGTTTCTGTACTATGGCGAGGAGCTGGGCATGGCCGGCACCGGCCCCGACGAAGACAAGCGCCGCCCGATGCAGTGGACGGCCGGCACCCAGGGCGGCTTCACCACGGGCACTCCGTGGCGCACCCTCAACGCCAACTACCGCCAGTTCAACGTCGCCAACGCCCAAGCCGATCCGGCTTCGCTGCTCAACCACTATAAGAAGCTGATTGCCCTGCGCACCACCCACGAAACGCTGCGCAAAGGCTACTATCTGCCGGCTGCCGCCTCGGTTCCGACGGTGCTGGTCTACGCGCGGGTGTATGAGCAGCAGGCCACGGTGGTAGCCACCAACCTGAGCGGCACCGCGGCCAGCACCCCGGCGTTGTCGCTGGGCATTTCCACGCTGGCGGCCGGCACCTACCAAGTGACGGACCTCTATAGCGGCCAGGCAGCCGGCACCGTGGTAGTAGATGCGCAAGGTGGCTTCAGCAACTGGACGGCCACCCTGCCCGCGCTGGCTCCCAACGGCACCTGGATGCTGCAGCTGCGCGCGGCCACCGTCAACAGCACCGCCAGCGCCAAGCCGGCCTTTGCGCTGGCCCTGTACCCCAACCCTGCCACGGGCCCGGTGCGCCTGGACCTGGCCGCCGCCCCGGCCGCCAGCAGCCAGGTGCAAGTTTTCGACCTGACCGGCCGGCTGGTGCATACCGCCCGATTCGCGGGCGGCACCTACACCATGCCCGTCGCCCATCTGCAGGCCGGCACGTATTTCGTGCGGGTGCAGTCGGGGGCGGCGGTGGCCGTGCAGCGGCTGGTGCTGGAGCGGTAG
- a CDS encoding MBL fold metallo-hydrolase produces MKQVAAGVTQLQIQRFVNLYFVETGRAGEWVLVDTGLPGSDKDIIAAADKLFYPGTHPEAIILTHGHMDHSGSVQALAEHWKVPVLAHPLELPFLTARAVYPAADPTVENGGSLAFVARFFPPQSFQLSNYVQAFPTDTEEVPYLPGWRWVHVPGHAPGQLALFRESDRTLLGADAFATANHESVPKLLLQVPEISVAGAPFNYDWQQVRESVQKLAALRPAAIGCGHGPVITGPKATEGLQHLADNFPMPTKGRYVQEPARLDANGVASVPPAPSDPLRTKLAILGAALGAMAAAAYFIKKQKTHQQNAYPTTEPDGPRHERTGEVIRH; encoded by the coding sequence ATGAAACAGGTAGCCGCTGGCGTAACCCAGCTTCAGATTCAGCGCTTCGTTAATCTTTATTTCGTGGAAACCGGCCGCGCCGGCGAATGGGTGCTGGTAGACACCGGCCTGCCGGGCTCCGACAAGGACATCATTGCCGCCGCCGACAAGCTGTTCTACCCCGGCACGCATCCCGAAGCCATCATCCTGACGCATGGCCACATGGACCACTCCGGCTCGGTGCAGGCGCTGGCCGAGCACTGGAAGGTGCCGGTGCTGGCCCACCCGCTGGAGCTGCCTTTCCTCACGGCCCGCGCTGTGTATCCAGCCGCCGACCCGACGGTGGAAAACGGCGGCTCCCTGGCGTTTGTGGCGCGGTTTTTCCCACCGCAGTCGTTCCAGCTCTCCAATTACGTGCAGGCCTTCCCTACAGATACCGAGGAGGTGCCCTACCTGCCGGGCTGGCGCTGGGTGCACGTGCCTGGCCACGCGCCCGGCCAGCTGGCGCTGTTCCGCGAGTCGGACCGCACGCTGCTGGGCGCCGATGCCTTTGCCACTGCCAACCACGAGTCGGTGCCGAAGCTGCTGCTGCAGGTACCCGAAATCAGCGTGGCCGGCGCGCCCTTCAACTACGACTGGCAGCAAGTGCGCGAGTCGGTGCAGAAGCTGGCGGCCCTGCGCCCCGCGGCCATCGGCTGCGGCCACGGCCCCGTTATTACCGGCCCCAAGGCCACCGAAGGACTTCAACATTTAGCCGATAACTTTCCCATGCCCACCAAAGGACGCTACGTACAAGAACCCGCCCGCCTCGACGCCAACGGCGTTGCCTCGGTGCCCCCCGCCCCTTCCGATCCGCTGCGCACCAAGCTCGCCATTCTGGGCGCTGCCCTGGGTGCCATGGCCGCCGCCGCCTACTTCATCAAGAAGCAGAAGACGCATCAACAGAACGCCTACCCTACTACCGAGCCCGATGGCCCACGCCACGAGCGTACCGGCGAGGTAATCCGGCACTAG
- a CDS encoding NmrA family NAD(P)-binding protein, which produces MATASQPAAATPSTPDKPLIVLAGATGQLGLLIAHFLRQRGAPVRALVRPGAVAGAEATSLRLQSVEVVAADYSDPTALIEACTGASCVVSALSGLREVIVDAQTQLLDAAVAAGVPRFIPSDFSADFTRLPDGSNRNFDLRREFQRRLEQVPIQATSVLNGMFMDLLTGQAPVVLPGPKRVVYWGDADQPLDFTTMTNTAEFTAAAALDATTPRYLRVAGEVASIRGLQAAATRATGQPYKLFRVGGLGAFGKVIQVTKALMPASSEVFPPWQGMQYLHNMFSGQAKLAEPLDNDRYPEIRWTQVHEVLAGRQ; this is translated from the coding sequence ATGGCTACTGCCTCACAACCTGCCGCTGCAACTCCTTCCACTCCCGATAAGCCGCTCATCGTGCTGGCTGGCGCTACCGGGCAGCTGGGTTTGCTGATTGCCCACTTCCTGCGCCAGCGCGGAGCCCCGGTGCGGGCCCTGGTGCGCCCTGGGGCCGTGGCCGGGGCCGAGGCGACTTCGCTGCGGCTGCAGAGCGTGGAAGTGGTAGCCGCCGACTACTCCGATCCAACGGCTCTTATAGAGGCCTGCACCGGAGCAAGTTGCGTGGTGTCGGCGCTTTCGGGGCTGCGGGAGGTGATTGTGGATGCCCAGACCCAACTGCTCGATGCGGCCGTGGCGGCAGGCGTGCCACGCTTCATTCCCTCTGACTTTTCAGCCGACTTCACGCGGCTACCTGACGGCTCGAACCGCAACTTCGATTTGCGGCGGGAGTTTCAGCGGCGGCTGGAGCAGGTGCCCATTCAGGCCACGTCTGTGCTCAACGGCATGTTCATGGACCTGCTGACCGGGCAGGCGCCCGTAGTGCTGCCGGGTCCGAAGCGCGTGGTCTACTGGGGCGACGCCGACCAGCCCCTGGACTTCACCACCATGACTAACACGGCCGAATTCACGGCCGCCGCCGCCCTCGATGCCACCACGCCGCGCTACCTGCGCGTGGCGGGCGAGGTGGCCAGCATCCGGGGGCTGCAGGCAGCGGCCACGCGGGCCACTGGGCAGCCCTACAAGCTGTTTCGGGTAGGCGGGCTGGGCGCTTTCGGCAAGGTGATACAGGTGACGAAAGCGCTGATGCCGGCCAGCAGCGAGGTATTTCCGCCGTGGCAGGGCATGCAATACCTGCACAATATGTTCAGCGGGCAGGCCAAGCTAGCCGAACCGCTCGACAACGACCGTTACCCCGAAATCCGTTGGACGCAGGTGCACGAAGTGCTGGCCGGGCGCCAGTAG
- the ctlX gene encoding citrulline utilization hydrolase CtlX: protein MQSASIVLMVRPASFGFNLETAPSNSFQQLMAGHTPAELQARAVAEFDAAVAQLRAHGLRVLVFEDVPTPARPDAVFPNNWLTLHADGRVLLYPMCAPNRRLERRPDLVAVLAQQFAVTEVLDYSAREEQAVFLEGTGSIIFDHEHRVAYAGLSPRTDAALLAEVCAELGYRPVAFRAQDAQGQEIYHTNVLLSIGPGFAVVCLESIRAAAERAAVVASLQETGHEIVDITLAQVARFAGNMLALQPAAGPVLLALSQNAHDALTPAQRHTLSAYATLLPLSIPTIETIGGGSVRCMLAEVFLPERV from the coding sequence ATGCAGTCTGCTTCTATTGTGCTGATGGTGCGCCCGGCCAGCTTCGGCTTCAACCTCGAAACCGCGCCTTCCAATTCGTTTCAGCAGTTGATGGCCGGGCACACACCCGCCGAGCTGCAGGCCCGGGCCGTAGCGGAGTTCGACGCGGCCGTGGCGCAACTACGGGCGCATGGCCTACGGGTGCTGGTGTTTGAGGATGTGCCCACGCCCGCCAGGCCCGACGCCGTGTTTCCCAACAACTGGCTCACCCTGCACGCCGACGGCCGGGTGCTGCTCTACCCCATGTGCGCCCCCAACCGCCGCTTGGAGCGCCGCCCCGACTTGGTAGCCGTGCTGGCCCAGCAGTTCGCCGTGACGGAAGTGCTGGATTACTCGGCGCGGGAAGAGCAGGCGGTGTTTCTGGAAGGCACCGGCAGCATCATCTTCGACCACGAGCACCGTGTGGCTTACGCCGGTCTGTCGCCCCGCACCGATGCGGCGCTGCTGGCGGAGGTGTGCGCCGAGCTGGGCTACCGGCCGGTGGCGTTTCGGGCGCAGGACGCGCAGGGGCAGGAAATCTACCACACCAACGTGCTGCTGAGCATCGGGCCGGGGTTTGCGGTGGTGTGCCTGGAAAGCATCCGCGCCGCTGCCGAGCGTGCTGCCGTGGTGGCCTCGCTGCAGGAAACCGGCCACGAAATCGTGGACATTACGCTGGCGCAGGTGGCGCGCTTCGCCGGCAACATGCTGGCGCTGCAGCCCGCCGCCGGGCCGGTGCTGCTGGCCCTTTCCCAAAACGCCCACGACGCCCTCACGCCCGCCCAGCGCCACACGCTGAGTGCCTACGCCACGCTGCTGCCGCTGTCCATCCCCACCATCGAAACGATAGGCGGTGGCAGCGTGCGGTGCATGCTGGCCGAGGTGTTTCTGCCGGAGCGGGTGTAA
- a CDS encoding DUF2158 domain-containing protein: MAVYTLGDTVRLQSGGPVMTIVKLTLKETTCTWFDEQNRLQGPVTFPRDAVQHVPAASSTAKA, encoded by the coding sequence ATGGCAGTATATACCCTAGGCGACACCGTTCGGCTGCAGTCCGGCGGCCCGGTTATGACAATCGTCAAGCTCACCCTCAAGGAAACAACCTGTACCTGGTTTGATGAGCAAAACCGCTTGCAGGGCCCCGTTACGTTCCCGCGCGACGCCGTGCAGCATGTACCAGCCGCTTCCTCAACGGCCAAGGCATAA
- a CDS encoding DUF2975 domain-containing protein produces the protein MAQITGLLLKFLRAIFLLMSIAGLLFVAPFVAYHILYPSTPGDVVVLNVRQRISHYNSELHSQAEQQVAGGKPARLLMHAQIGTLVVQEPSAVRRVLLRLVNAERGPLPMIVAGLAFALLMAKILGDIKPGVPFTAANVRRLRWLAVLLLCCEVYQRAASWWMQDYLSRLPAAGTADLVTNADFGSSMLSSGLAAAVLVLLASSYQRGVELTEEAELTV, from the coding sequence ATGGCTCAGATAACCGGATTGCTGCTGAAATTCCTGCGTGCCATTTTCCTGCTGATGAGTATTGCGGGGCTATTGTTTGTGGCACCCTTTGTTGCCTACCATATCCTGTATCCCAGCACCCCCGGCGACGTGGTAGTGCTGAACGTGCGGCAGCGCATCTCCCACTACAATTCGGAACTGCATTCCCAGGCCGAGCAGCAAGTGGCTGGCGGCAAACCGGCCCGGCTGCTGATGCACGCCCAGATCGGTACGCTGGTAGTGCAGGAGCCCAGCGCTGTTCGCCGCGTGCTGCTGCGCCTCGTCAATGCTGAGCGGGGGCCGCTGCCGATGATAGTGGCCGGTTTAGCTTTTGCCCTCCTCATGGCCAAAATTCTGGGCGACATCAAGCCCGGCGTCCCCTTCACAGCGGCCAATGTGCGGCGGCTGCGCTGGCTGGCCGTGTTGCTGCTCTGTTGCGAAGTGTATCAGCGGGCGGCCAGCTGGTGGATGCAGGACTACCTGAGCCGCCTGCCAGCAGCAGGCACCGCCGACTTGGTGACCAACGCGGATTTTGGGTCGTCGATGCTGTCGAGTGGGCTGGCGGCGGCGGTGCTGGTGCTGCTGGCCAGCAGCTACCAGCGGGGCGTAGAGCTGACCGAGGAAGCGGAACTAACCGTCTGA